From one Leptospira licerasiae serovar Varillal str. VAR 010 genomic stretch:
- a CDS encoding glycine--tRNA ligase: protein MEKKETLDSSLKDIVSVCKRRGFVYPGSEIYGGLSNTFDYGPYGAELLHNLKRLWWKHFVHLREDVVGLDSSILLNPKVWEASGHVSNFNDPLIDCKNCKTRIRADKFLEDQKGEGAATGLTLEKMNEVIKAGNFACPNCGNRGTFTEARDFNLMFKTSHGASAEDSQDIYLRPETAQGIFINFKNVISTTRNKIPFGIAQIGKSFRNEIMARQFVFRTREFEQMEMEFFCEPGTQKEWFSHWVDYCLKFLTDHVGLRKENLKIREHEKEELSFYSEATSDIEYKYGFGWGELWGIASRTDYDLSQHEKFSGEDLKYQDQAANKKYVPYVVEPALGLNRLFLAVVSDAYAEEKLPDGETRTVLRFAPQVAPVKIGIFPLMKKDGLPELAKSIYANLSSLGNLEYDEGGAIGKRYRRQDEIGTPYCITVDYDSLTDKSVTVRERDSMSQERVSIDSLKSYFAEKIL, encoded by the coding sequence ATGGAGAAAAAAGAAACCCTAGATTCCTCTCTCAAGGATATTGTATCCGTTTGTAAAAGAAGAGGATTTGTTTATCCCGGATCCGAAATTTACGGAGGACTTTCCAATACCTTCGACTATGGCCCTTACGGAGCCGAGCTTCTCCATAATTTAAAAAGACTCTGGTGGAAACATTTTGTCCATCTGAGAGAAGACGTTGTCGGATTAGATTCTTCTATCCTTCTCAATCCTAAAGTATGGGAAGCATCCGGACACGTTTCCAATTTTAACGACCCGCTCATCGATTGTAAAAATTGTAAAACTAGGATCAGAGCCGACAAATTTTTGGAAGACCAAAAAGGAGAAGGAGCCGCAACAGGATTGACCTTGGAAAAAATGAACGAGGTAATCAAAGCGGGGAATTTTGCCTGTCCGAATTGCGGAAACAGGGGAACGTTCACAGAAGCTAGAGACTTCAACCTGATGTTCAAAACTTCTCACGGAGCTTCCGCGGAAGATTCTCAAGATATTTATCTTCGTCCGGAAACCGCCCAAGGTATTTTTATCAATTTTAAGAACGTTATCTCCACCACCAGGAACAAGATCCCTTTCGGAATCGCTCAGATCGGCAAATCGTTCCGTAACGAGATCATGGCAAGGCAGTTCGTATTCCGTACCAGAGAATTCGAACAGATGGAGATGGAATTCTTTTGCGAGCCTGGAACCCAAAAAGAATGGTTCTCTCATTGGGTGGACTATTGTCTTAAGTTCTTAACGGATCATGTAGGCTTACGAAAAGAAAACCTAAAGATCAGGGAACATGAGAAGGAAGAACTTTCCTTTTACAGCGAGGCCACTTCTGATATCGAATACAAATACGGATTCGGATGGGGAGAACTTTGGGGGATCGCTTCCAGAACCGATTATGATCTTTCCCAACATGAAAAATTCTCCGGAGAAGATCTGAAATACCAAGACCAGGCCGCTAATAAAAAATATGTGCCTTATGTAGTAGAACCTGCACTCGGATTAAACAGATTATTTTTAGCCGTTGTTTCAGACGCTTATGCAGAAGAAAAACTTCCAGACGGAGAAACAAGGACAGTTCTTCGTTTCGCTCCTCAAGTTGCTCCCGTAAAGATCGGGATTTTTCCTCTGATGAAAAAGGACGGTCTTCCTGAACTTGCTAAATCGATCTACGCAAACCTGTCTTCTTTAGGGAATTTAGAATACGATGAAGGCGGCGCTATCGGAAAAAGATACCGCAGACAAGACGAGATCGGAACTCCTTATTGTATCACGGTTGATTACGATTCTTTAACGGATAAATCCGTCACGGTAAGAGAAAGGGATAGTATGTCCCAAGAAAGAGTCTCGATCGATTCTTTGAAGTCTTACTTTGCGGAAAAGATACTTTAA
- a CDS encoding DUF3015 domain-containing protein: MKKELLSIGLVGLLCLSSGISVSAADYGVAGCGLGSIVFKENKGGQQVLAATTNGTSANQTFGITTGTSGCATDGLVHKEKVQEVFVSLNFNSLEVEMAKGKGEKLEALSGLLGCSTNGTAQLGEYTKSNFEVLYTQETTPSSLLSAVKDGIRKDAVLSKSCKI; this comes from the coding sequence ATGAAAAAAGAACTTCTATCGATAGGATTAGTCGGTTTACTCTGCTTGTCCTCGGGAATTTCAGTCTCCGCCGCAGACTACGGTGTAGCTGGCTGCGGGCTTGGATCTATAGTTTTTAAAGAAAACAAAGGTGGCCAACAAGTTTTGGCAGCCACTACCAACGGGACTTCGGCAAACCAAACTTTCGGGATCACTACCGGAACTTCTGGATGTGCTACCGACGGATTAGTCCATAAAGAAAAAGTACAAGAAGTATTTGTTTCCCTCAATTTCAATTCTTTGGAAGTTGAGATGGCAAAAGGAAAGGGAGAAAAATTAGAGGCTCTTTCAGGACTTCTAGGCTGTTCCACAAACGGAACCGCTCAATTGGGAGAATATACTAAGTCCAATTTCGAAGTATTGTATACCCAAGAAACCACTCCTTCCTCTTTACTGAGCGCGGTAAAAGACGGGATCAGAAAAGACGCAGTGCTCTCTAAGAGCTGCAAAATTTAA
- a CDS encoding GNAT family N-acetyltransferase, producing the protein MPEKLLEIRPILPQNREPAIELVNQFFRMVNKLPLDGIFKIRPRAAAKMVDIYLKLRATDKVLFIGGFVEDELVSLLIARIEEKPYLIEEKNLFIDLAVTKQGKRKSGYMKPLVEETFRYAKEKGILAVELRAISENEGAVEFWKKMGFDPFYVRFRKSV; encoded by the coding sequence ATGCCTGAGAAACTTTTGGAGATACGGCCGATCCTCCCCCAAAATAGGGAGCCTGCCATTGAATTGGTAAATCAATTCTTTAGAATGGTGAACAAACTCCCTTTAGATGGAATATTCAAGATTCGCCCAAGAGCCGCCGCCAAAATGGTGGACATCTATCTAAAACTCAGGGCTACAGACAAAGTATTATTCATCGGTGGATTTGTAGAAGATGAACTTGTCTCGCTCTTAATCGCAAGAATCGAAGAAAAACCGTATCTCATAGAGGAGAAGAATTTATTCATCGATCTCGCAGTCACCAAACAAGGCAAAAGAAAATCCGGCTATATGAAACCTCTCGTAGAAGAAACGTTCCGCTACGCAAAAGAAAAAGGGATCTTAGCGGTAGAATTAAGAGCAATTTCCGAGAACGAGGGCGCAGTCGAATTCTGGAAGAAGATGGGATTCGATCCGTTCTACGTGAGATTTAGAAAATCTGTTTAG
- a CDS encoding TRL domain-containing protein has product MRKIMLLAAALVLVSVSNCLPIVYGSLYTNVTDNATIFNRDNSQKDGIGEKSGEACASSILALIATGDAGIKAAAKKGGIKVVKSIDFNRSNVLGSVYVSNCTIAYGD; this is encoded by the coding sequence ATGAGAAAAATCATGTTATTAGCTGCAGCGTTAGTATTGGTTTCTGTATCCAATTGCCTTCCAATTGTTTACGGATCTCTATATACCAACGTAACCGACAACGCGACCATCTTCAACAGAGACAACTCTCAAAAAGACGGAATCGGTGAAAAATCAGGAGAAGCTTGTGCATCTTCTATTTTAGCATTGATCGCTACAGGTGATGCAGGTATCAAAGCTGCTGCTAAAAAAGGTGGAATCAAAGTGGTTAAATCCATTGATTTCAACAGATCCAACGTTCTTGGATCAGTTTACGTTTCCAACTGTACGATAGCTTACGGAGATTAA
- a CDS encoding DUF3015 family protein translates to MKRILAVSLFLALVASPLYVASAKHGAAGCGLGSIVITENKKVHQVIAATVNGTLGNQTFGISTGTLGCETSGFTQKQAEQQIFVHMNFQSLEQEFAKGSGEKMEAFASLMGCSDMGTFGKVGKEKFSALFDQNTPDSFLEKMRFEVANNSALVGSCKI, encoded by the coding sequence ATGAAAAGAATATTAGCAGTATCTCTATTTCTCGCTTTAGTAGCTTCTCCACTTTACGTAGCTTCCGCTAAACACGGCGCCGCAGGATGTGGTCTGGGTTCTATCGTGATCACTGAGAACAAAAAAGTTCACCAAGTAATTGCGGCTACCGTTAACGGAACTCTCGGAAACCAAACTTTCGGGATCTCCACAGGAACTTTAGGATGTGAGACAAGCGGTTTTACCCAAAAGCAAGCAGAACAACAGATCTTTGTTCATATGAACTTCCAATCTTTGGAGCAAGAATTTGCCAAAGGTTCCGGTGAAAAAATGGAAGCTTTCGCTTCTTTAATGGGCTGTTCCGATATGGGAACTTTCGGAAAAGTAGGAAAAGAAAAATTCTCCGCACTTTTCGACCAAAACACTCCGGATTCCTTTTTGGAAAAAATGAGATTCGAAGTAGCAAACAACTCCGCCTTAGTCGGAAGTTGCAAGATCTAA
- a CDS encoding alpha/beta hydrolase, producing MKLVSPMFTNFKYILYSVLLFIFLGNCSSMLFYPTREMYIPPEKMGFQPEKISLQMKDGTNIKLWIFKPSKIKAKASILQFHGNGDNMSSHYISLVWLVEKGYELVIWDYRGYGDSEGEAEKEAILEDSKEVLIFEQNRAKELGIPWIVYGQSMGGALAIRAVGEMQNKDGLLLVVGDGTFAYYSHVAKTVAERVFFFPIGQLVGFFFSDHLSPGEVADQISPVKLLVIHGTEDQIVSYPNGMELFQKAKDPKIFWEIKGAGHLDWMEMGRSKGAKNFVKFLEELISHWAP from the coding sequence ATGAAGCTAGTTTCTCCTATGTTTACCAATTTTAAATATATATTATATTCCGTTCTTCTTTTTATATTTCTGGGAAACTGCTCTTCCATGTTATTTTATCCAACTAGAGAAATGTATATCCCTCCTGAAAAAATGGGATTCCAACCTGAAAAAATCTCTCTCCAAATGAAAGACGGAACAAATATTAAACTTTGGATCTTCAAACCTTCCAAAATAAAGGCTAAGGCAAGTATTCTTCAATTCCATGGGAACGGGGACAACATGTCGAGTCACTATATCAGCCTGGTTTGGCTCGTTGAAAAAGGATACGAATTGGTCATCTGGGATTACAGAGGTTATGGAGATTCGGAAGGAGAAGCGGAAAAGGAAGCTATATTAGAAGATTCTAAAGAAGTTCTCATATTCGAGCAAAATAGAGCGAAAGAACTGGGCATTCCTTGGATTGTTTACGGGCAAAGTATGGGCGGAGCGCTCGCGATCAGAGCGGTTGGAGAAATGCAAAACAAAGACGGATTGTTGCTGGTAGTCGGAGATGGAACTTTCGCGTATTATTCACATGTGGCCAAAACAGTAGCTGAGAGAGTGTTTTTCTTTCCAATAGGTCAATTAGTCGGATTTTTCTTTTCGGATCATCTAAGCCCAGGAGAAGTAGCGGACCAAATCTCTCCCGTAAAACTATTAGTGATCCATGGAACGGAAGATCAGATCGTTTCTTATCCGAACGGTATGGAACTTTTCCAAAAAGCGAAAGATCCTAAAATTTTCTGGGAGATTAAAGGTGCAGGGCATTTGGATTGGATGGAAATGGGAAGGTCCAAAGGTGCAAAAAATTTCGTAAAGTTCCTGGAAGAACTGATCTCTCACTGGGCTCCCTAA
- a CDS encoding sodium-translocating pyrophosphatase codes for MNSVTIILAFAVLAILTAVVYALKVTRIQIGTEGGKDNESKKLIEISSAISEGAMAFLVREYKTISLFIAFMAVLIFFLLDNPETPDFNDGLFTAIAFVSGALISCLSGFIGMKIATIGNVRTAQAAKTSMSKAFRVAFDSGAVMGFGLVGLAVSGMIGLFLLYTHLFQNVGTLFLMEALAGFGLGGSAVALFGRVGGGIYTKAADVGADLVGKVEKGIPEDDPRNPATIADNVGDNVGDVAGMGADLFGSCAEATCAALVIGATATALSGNTDALLYPLLISAFGIPASLLTSFIASVKEGGNVEKVLKIQLWVSTLIVGAIMYFVTDKYMVDSFEIAGKTIGKWNVFISLVVGLFSGMFIGLITEYYTSHSYKPVREVVDASKTGAATNIIYGLALGYQSSVVPVILLVITIVTANILAGMYGIAIAALGMISTIAIGLTIDAYGPVSDNAGGIAEMAELGKEVRNRTDTLDAAGNTTAAIGKGFAIGSAALTSLALFAAFITRTKTTGLDILDAEVFGGLLFGAMLPFVFTAMTMKSVGKAAVDMVEEVRKQFREIPGIMEGKAKPDYKRCVDISTTAALREMILPGLLVLLTPIVVGYLFGIKSLSGVLAGALVAGVVLAISSANSGGGWDNAKKYIEKAAGGKGSDQHKAAVVGDTVGDPLKDTSGPSINILIKLMAITSLVFAEFFVQHGGLLLRLFQ; via the coding sequence ATGAATTCGGTAACCATTATTCTGGCTTTTGCCGTCCTGGCTATTTTGACCGCCGTAGTGTACGCATTGAAGGTCACCAGGATCCAAATCGGAACTGAGGGCGGAAAGGATAACGAATCCAAGAAATTGATCGAAATTTCTTCCGCAATCTCCGAAGGAGCTATGGCCTTCCTCGTGAGAGAATACAAGACCATTTCTCTTTTCATCGCCTTTATGGCTGTTCTGATCTTCTTCCTTTTGGACAATCCGGAAACTCCGGATTTTAACGACGGGTTGTTTACTGCGATCGCTTTCGTATCAGGGGCCTTGATTTCCTGTCTTTCCGGTTTTATCGGGATGAAGATCGCGACCATCGGGAACGTTCGTACGGCTCAGGCAGCTAAAACTTCTATGTCCAAGGCTTTCAGAGTCGCTTTCGACTCGGGTGCAGTAATGGGATTCGGGCTGGTTGGTCTTGCTGTTTCCGGTATGATTGGACTTTTCCTACTTTATACTCATTTATTCCAAAACGTAGGAACTCTTTTCCTGATGGAAGCTCTTGCAGGTTTCGGCCTAGGTGGTTCCGCTGTGGCTCTTTTCGGAAGAGTAGGCGGGGGAATTTACACTAAGGCTGCGGACGTCGGTGCTGACCTAGTAGGTAAAGTAGAGAAAGGAATCCCTGAGGATGATCCTAGAAACCCTGCGACTATCGCAGATAACGTAGGAGATAACGTAGGTGACGTTGCAGGTATGGGTGCCGATCTTTTCGGTTCCTGCGCCGAGGCTACTTGTGCCGCTCTTGTGATAGGCGCTACTGCTACTGCTCTTTCTGGAAATACAGACGCTCTTTTATATCCACTTTTGATCTCCGCTTTCGGGATCCCGGCTTCTCTTTTAACTTCCTTCATCGCTTCTGTGAAAGAGGGAGGAAATGTGGAGAAGGTCCTAAAGATCCAACTTTGGGTTTCTACTCTGATCGTTGGTGCGATCATGTATTTTGTAACTGATAAATACATGGTGGATTCTTTCGAGATCGCGGGTAAAACGATCGGTAAATGGAATGTATTCATTTCATTGGTTGTGGGTCTTTTCTCAGGAATGTTTATCGGTCTCATCACCGAGTATTATACTTCTCATTCTTATAAGCCTGTAAGAGAGGTTGTGGACGCTTCTAAAACTGGAGCTGCTACAAACATCATCTACGGACTTGCATTAGGTTACCAAAGTTCTGTGGTTCCTGTGATCCTTCTCGTGATCACGATCGTTACTGCGAATATTTTGGCGGGAATGTACGGGATCGCAATTGCTGCTCTCGGGATGATCTCTACAATCGCTATCGGTCTTACTATAGACGCTTACGGTCCAGTTTCGGATAACGCGGGTGGGATTGCTGAGATGGCCGAACTCGGAAAAGAAGTTCGTAATCGTACTGATACCCTGGATGCTGCAGGTAACACTACAGCTGCTATCGGAAAAGGTTTTGCGATCGGTTCTGCTGCTCTGACTTCCTTAGCATTGTTTGCAGCATTTATCACCAGAACTAAGACTACCGGTTTGGATATCTTAGATGCGGAAGTTTTCGGCGGATTACTTTTCGGAGCTATGCTTCCATTCGTTTTCACAGCTATGACTATGAAATCAGTAGGTAAAGCTGCTGTAGACATGGTAGAAGAAGTTAGGAAACAATTCCGTGAGATCCCTGGGATCATGGAAGGAAAAGCTAAACCTGATTACAAAAGATGTGTGGATATTTCCACCACTGCGGCGCTCCGAGAAATGATCCTTCCTGGACTTTTAGTTCTTTTAACTCCGATCGTAGTAGGTTACTTGTTCGGAATTAAATCTTTGTCCGGTGTTTTAGCTGGAGCATTAGTAGCAGGTGTGGTTCTTGCAATCTCTTCTGCGAACTCCGGTGGCGGCTGGGACAACGCTAAAAAATACATCGAAAAAGCTGCAGGTGGAAAAGGTTCCGACCAACACAAGGCTGCAGTTGTGGGAGATACCGTAGGGGATCCTTTAAAAGATACTTCCGGTCCTTCTATCAATATTTTGATCAAATTGATGGCGATTACAAGCTTAGTGTTCGCGGAGTTCTTCGTTCAGCACGGCGGATTGCTACTTCGCTTGTTCCAATAA
- a CDS encoding LIC12231 family lipoprotein, with amino-acid sequence MRVFISILAILLLFASCIISYSDFPKKDKPSKGIIYFSVEDPKDWNPHERRKEFLKKGWKELESDSSPQKDKDRIHFLISRFPGLSRNEPAVRKALSQKGWKEIENYPPEKGYYIDMKSSQKDPSLTAMIFLYLSYATFTIIPSYSGKDGANITFTVYKDNFAWKTFEYEITRKAFVWILTLPVLWLNYTYPTEMEAYQAVIDQFESDLYSSKI; translated from the coding sequence ATGAGAGTATTTATTTCTATCCTCGCCATTCTTTTACTTTTCGCAAGTTGTATCATTAGCTATTCTGATTTTCCCAAAAAAGACAAACCTTCCAAAGGAATTATCTACTTCAGCGTAGAAGATCCCAAAGATTGGAATCCTCATGAAAGAAGAAAAGAATTTCTGAAAAAAGGATGGAAAGAGTTAGAATCGGATAGTTCTCCCCAAAAAGACAAAGATCGTATCCATTTTTTGATCAGTAGATTTCCCGGTTTAAGCAGAAATGAACCTGCGGTCAGAAAAGCACTGTCTCAAAAAGGCTGGAAAGAAATAGAAAATTATCCGCCTGAAAAAGGATATTATATAGATATGAAGTCCTCTCAAAAAGATCCTTCTTTGACTGCTATGATCTTTTTGTATCTTTCCTACGCCACTTTTACGATTATCCCTTCTTATAGCGGGAAAGACGGCGCAAACATTACATTTACCGTATATAAGGACAATTTTGCTTGGAAAACTTTCGAGTATGAAATTACAAGAAAAGCATTCGTATGGATACTTACGTTACCCGTTCTTTGGTTAAACTACACCTATCCCACCGAAATGGAAGCTTACCAAGCAGTAATAGATCAGTTCGAGTCGGATCTATATTCTTCTAAAATATAA
- a CDS encoding DUF4105 domain-containing protein: protein MPTKYYSLFLIFFLFSIFGTFPAYAKDGEKILKYQKLAETNKLWEDRYWILLLHYTKTTFGWISEADSSSFFLSGEGRKDPKQELLSAIETFMTNVSAPTGEENWMHPVCKFPERKRWIQEKLSIPDGDFAQVECSRFEKWFATLNPKGAKIIFASYYMNAPASIFGHTLLKLDSGDPNRKEILEYSVNYAANADPDSTNAIVYSIFGLFGGYPGTFSLFPYYVKIAEYNDIESRDLWEYELDLKEEEVKRMTRHLWELGAATFDYYFLDENCSYHLFSLIEVARPSLHLRDKAPFVIPGDTVKKYMEQAGLVKDIKYRPSLHSKIIQKLRKMNESERDLYENVMKDGNISFLTNMEPDPKIRISFISDTILDSFRYKKAEGDSPKGWDQTYKQLLLFRSKLPTDYEDSGYSPITQSPHVGHGSSALYNEVGTSNLGNFVGFGYRAAVHDLLNTDQGYIPNSSVDYFSLKARYYQDSKKLHLEEFHIIRLLSLTPYNSLGRSVSYFVDSGADSSVYEKKGNKEDRKLLEWQTLLRPEDLSYTLYRLDDISKSEKYERVTNANIETTFGYSFQDQFSEGPKRFLFSAQAGAKVRYNGKYDTNAVVAPQIAAYWIANFDVFKAVLSLHYYTFSIYGIPDDYKAQLGFRYAIHANHELRLEAKAQRNYNEASFSYVYQF, encoded by the coding sequence GTGCCGACCAAGTATTATTCTCTTTTTCTAATATTCTTTCTATTTTCTATCTTCGGGACTTTTCCGGCTTATGCAAAGGACGGCGAAAAGATCTTAAAATACCAAAAATTGGCGGAAACCAATAAACTTTGGGAAGATAGATACTGGATCCTTCTATTACATTATACTAAAACCACGTTCGGGTGGATAAGCGAGGCTGATTCGTCTTCTTTTTTCCTTTCCGGAGAAGGACGAAAAGATCCGAAACAAGAACTTCTCTCTGCAATCGAAACTTTTATGACGAATGTGTCCGCTCCGACCGGAGAGGAAAATTGGATGCATCCTGTATGTAAATTTCCCGAAAGAAAAAGATGGATCCAGGAAAAACTTTCCATCCCGGATGGAGATTTTGCTCAAGTGGAATGTTCCAGATTCGAAAAATGGTTCGCTACTTTAAACCCAAAAGGTGCAAAAATCATATTCGCTTCTTATTATATGAATGCGCCCGCTTCTATCTTTGGTCATACTCTCTTAAAATTGGATTCCGGAGATCCTAATCGAAAAGAGATCTTGGAATATTCCGTGAACTATGCCGCAAATGCGGATCCTGATTCCACAAATGCGATCGTGTATTCCATTTTCGGTTTGTTCGGCGGATATCCCGGGACATTCTCCTTGTTTCCTTATTATGTTAAGATTGCGGAATATAACGATATTGAAAGTAGAGATCTTTGGGAATATGAGTTGGATCTGAAAGAGGAAGAAGTCAAAAGAATGACCAGACATCTCTGGGAATTAGGAGCAGCCACATTCGATTATTATTTTTTAGACGAGAACTGCTCTTATCATCTGTTCTCTTTGATAGAAGTAGCGAGACCAAGTCTTCATCTTAGGGACAAGGCCCCATTTGTGATCCCCGGAGATACCGTTAAAAAATATATGGAACAGGCAGGTCTTGTAAAGGATATCAAATACAGGCCTTCTCTACATAGCAAAATTATACAGAAACTGAGAAAGATGAACGAGAGCGAAAGGGATCTTTACGAAAACGTAATGAAAGATGGAAATATTTCCTTTTTGACAAATATGGAACCTGATCCCAAGATCAGGATTTCTTTTATTTCGGACACGATACTGGATTCATTTCGTTACAAAAAAGCGGAAGGAGATTCTCCAAAAGGGTGGGATCAAACATACAAACAATTACTTTTGTTCAGAAGTAAACTTCCGACCGACTATGAGGATTCCGGATATTCTCCAATTACGCAGAGTCCTCATGTAGGACATGGAAGTTCCGCATTGTATAACGAAGTGGGAACTTCTAACTTAGGAAATTTTGTTGGATTCGGTTATAGAGCCGCGGTTCACGATCTTTTGAATACAGATCAGGGTTATATTCCGAATTCTTCCGTGGATTATTTTTCTCTTAAGGCAAGGTATTATCAGGATTCCAAAAAACTTCATCTAGAAGAATTCCATATTATCCGACTTCTTTCCTTAACTCCCTATAATTCGTTAGGTCGATCCGTATCTTATTTTGTGGATTCAGGAGCGGACTCTTCCGTGTATGAAAAGAAAGGAAACAAAGAGGATCGAAAACTCCTGGAATGGCAAACTTTACTCCGACCGGAAGATCTATCTTACACGCTCTACAGACTGGACGATATCTCTAAATCGGAAAAATATGAAAGGGTCACGAATGCAAATATAGAGACCACTTTCGGTTATAGTTTTCAGGACCAATTCTCGGAAGGACCAAAACGTTTCTTATTCTCCGCTCAAGCCGGAGCGAAAGTAAGATACAACGGTAAATACGATACGAATGCAGTAGTTGCCCCACAAATCGCCGCTTATTGGATCGCCAATTTCGATGTTTTTAAAGCGGTCCTATCTTTACACTATTACACTTTTTCAATTTATGGGATACCGGACGATTATAAGGCACAATTAGGTTTTCGTTATGCGATCCATGCCAACCATGAATTAAGATTAGAGGCCAAAGCCCAAAGGAATTATAATGAAGCTAGTTTCTCCTATGTTTACCAATTTTAA
- a CDS encoding TonB C-terminal domain-containing protein: MKKEISQKEKLVFWGINFLSWTSPISMIGFGIFFPLGVIFLFPKEDRVRRPAFHSVFLQVVLGLFLFSLELLFLIFPKAEEIFSAFVLLSSEDSSAFGFAVLTLMFFIGLTVFFLQAKHIRERLKPEDPRPLILNPVIVFLTVFCLILFTHYLTYSDTFRAKMATFAVFSESVWIFFFTAIGLAELLSGKRPFFLFRRPWAWFVRQTRDSFAEEEGDLPASARKRKNAKVRDVILAGWGHIYTGRLWKGFPILFVYLLGLLLFATFFFSWWEPALGIRFLASLGLKPGLSDKKFFEVASSVWVWSAILSALVLINVFSGWLLRRSFRSQTPLLGLSPGFENNLGLSVLVHLIVICLILLMPTTIAFQKESKSRPTDHFTPENHAEFYFIDPNLPDEVKGLNGGVITGTDTPNSVQGEKIPEEKPSDEGRVKGEVKRIKGKKLPPTYSNYISAKMRTFESFMDYWRSAPRNYSCVVAYTITPDGEVVDVELVQNSPYPEQDQRTLELIENLSPMMPPPGTKGYIRVTELFWNGPLDAKAMPTPLQQELVNMFDGRYMEEL, from the coding sequence ATGAAAAAGGAAATTTCGCAAAAGGAAAAGTTAGTCTTCTGGGGGATCAATTTCCTCTCTTGGACCTCTCCTATTTCCATGATTGGGTTCGGGATCTTTTTTCCTCTGGGAGTCATCTTCCTATTTCCTAAAGAGGATAGGGTCCGTAGGCCGGCATTCCATTCGGTTTTTTTGCAAGTAGTCCTCGGACTATTTTTATTTTCTTTAGAACTTCTATTCTTAATTTTCCCGAAAGCGGAAGAGATATTTTCAGCGTTCGTTCTACTTAGTTCGGAGGATTCAAGCGCGTTCGGTTTTGCCGTCCTGACATTGATGTTCTTCATAGGCCTGACCGTATTTTTTCTCCAAGCAAAACATATTAGGGAAAGATTAAAACCCGAAGATCCAAGACCTCTGATCTTAAATCCTGTAATCGTTTTTCTAACAGTATTCTGTTTAATCCTATTCACTCATTATTTAACATATTCGGATACATTCCGGGCAAAGATGGCTACCTTTGCGGTCTTCTCCGAAAGTGTTTGGATTTTCTTTTTTACAGCAATCGGGCTTGCTGAACTATTATCGGGTAAAAGGCCATTCTTCTTATTCCGTAGACCCTGGGCCTGGTTCGTACGACAGACTAGAGATTCTTTCGCGGAGGAAGAAGGCGATTTACCTGCTTCCGCTAGAAAACGTAAGAACGCAAAAGTAAGAGATGTGATCTTAGCAGGTTGGGGGCATATTTACACGGGACGTTTGTGGAAAGGATTTCCGATCCTGTTCGTATATTTGCTCGGGTTATTGTTATTTGCTACATTCTTCTTTTCTTGGTGGGAACCTGCTTTAGGGATCCGCTTTTTGGCAAGTTTAGGTTTAAAACCCGGCCTCTCCGACAAAAAGTTTTTTGAGGTGGCGTCTTCCGTTTGGGTTTGGTCTGCAATCCTATCTGCATTAGTTTTAATTAATGTGTTTTCAGGTTGGCTACTGAGAAGGTCCTTCCGTTCACAAACGCCTCTTCTGGGCCTCAGTCCGGGTTTTGAGAACAATCTAGGATTAAGCGTTCTTGTTCACTTGATAGTGATCTGTCTTATTTTGCTTATGCCGACTACGATTGCGTTCCAGAAAGAAAGCAAGTCCAGACCTACGGATCATTTTACGCCTGAGAATCATGCGGAATTTTATTTTATAGACCCGAACCTTCCCGACGAAGTGAAAGGACTGAATGGCGGGGTCATTACCGGAACAGATACGCCAAATAGCGTGCAAGGTGAGAAAATTCCCGAAGAAAAACCCTCCGACGAAGGAAGGGTGAAGGGAGAAGTCAAACGTATCAAGGGCAAAAAACTTCCTCCTACTTATTCCAATTATATCTCCGCTAAGATGAGAACTTTCGAATCATTTATGGATTATTGGAGAAGCGCTCCTCGAAATTACTCCTGTGTTGTCGCTTATACGATCACTCCTGACGGGGAAGTGGTGGACGTGGAACTTGTGCAAAATTCTCCTTATCCGGAACAGGACCAAAGAACACTGGAACTGATAGAGAACTTATCTCCTATGATGCCTCCTCCAGGGACCAAAGGTTATATCAGAGTCACCGAACTCTTTTGGAACGGTCCTTTGGATGCAAAGGCAATGCCTACACCTTTACAACAAGAACTGGTGAATATGTTCGATGGTCGTTATATGGAGGAATTATGA